One part of the Magallana gigas chromosome 5, xbMagGiga1.1, whole genome shotgun sequence genome encodes these proteins:
- the LOC136275261 gene encoding uncharacterized protein, whose amino-acid sequence MGRNNLRWEKRNNLVTNLKPHLVCAVENMNSEIYMKRNNRDDYLRMYFIMDKCDPPGVFRCEALIRTHNNPRTEVPIRREFDAETTKEGKVESTCEKNQFKDLARNFMEIYDSLPGFYMDSMEHAFLMSDEEKGDPKKWRREGRL is encoded by the exons ATGGGTAGAAATAACCTAAGATGGGAGAAAAGGAACAATCTTGTGACCAATCTGAAACCTCATTTAGTATGTGCTGTCGAAAACATGAACTCGGAGATATACATGAAACGAAACA ACAGGGATGATTACCTGCGCATGTACTTTATCATGGACAAGTGCGACCCCCCGGGGGTGTTCCGCTGTGAGGCGTTGATCAGGACGCATAACAATCCACGCACAGAAGTGCCTATTCGTAGAGAATTCGATGCCGAAACGACTAAGGAAGGAAAAGTGGAATCAACGT GTGAAAAGAATCAATTTAAGGACCTCGCTCGAAACTTCATGGAGATCTAT GACTCCCTACCCGGGTTTTACATGGATTCAATGGAACATGCTTTTCTCATGTCAg ATGAGGAAAAGGGAGACCCGAAGAAGTGGCGAAGAGAGGGTAGGCTGTAG
- the LOC117690347 gene encoding uncharacterized protein encodes MLYPILYPIYGRCIMYAIKESHEKDPKKLRMSLDLIVPHLYGDHSKCAKESATWCSYLKNPSKFRYRSLPEGKPLTCVDLKSALTDVINNLKDRAAALTNLGSTQANENFNFIVSTKDPKNKSFGSSKSLTGRISASVLQKNEGHGYLSKVNNAVGLSPGQFTMKLAMKTATKRKLQKAKQMSIQGKRKRLVKKIKKSCKEATNEVHEGVTFSKYAELDHDKEQEPTKTTEIPQRLTLPREKSYTYVTFDIETTGRGRDCEILQIAAGEDFNVYVHPRCNITEQASLVNGIQYNRDTNTMFHKGSEVRSKPIQDALLNFIDYIREIPEHILVGHNICNFDLPIIANKLKEFNLFAEFSKHIVGFVDTLKIARRVNQKIRGG; translated from the exons ATGTTATATCCTatattatatcctatatatGGTAGATGCATCATGTATGCCATCAAAGAATCTCATGAAAAGGATCCAAAAAAGTTAAGAATGTCGTTGGATCTTATTGTTCCACACTTGTATGGGGATCATTCCAAATGTGCCAAAGAGAGTGCTACCTGGTGCAGTTATCTAAAGAACCCTTCAAAGTTTAG GTATCGAAGTCTACCAGAAGGCAAGCCTCTCACATGCGTTGACCTGAAGAGTGCTCTAACAGATGTCATAAATAACCTGAAAGACAGAGCTGCTGCCTTGACCAACCTTGGATCTACACAagcaaatgaaaattttaatttcattgtctCAACGAAAGATCCAAAAAACAA GTCATTCGGATCAAGTAAATCTTTGACAGGTAGAATATCAGCATCTGTATTGCAAAAAAATGAGGGCCATGGATATTTATCAAAG GTAAACAACGCAGTTGGATTATCCCCAGGACAATTCACCATGAAATTAGCAATGAAAACTGCGACCAAGCGGAAACTTCAGAAAGCGAAGCAGATGAGCATACAAGGGAAGAGAAAGCGACttgttaaaaagattaaaaagagCTGTAAGGAGGCCACAAATGAAGTCCACGAAGGAGTTACATTCTCTAAATATGCTGAATTAGATCATGATAAGGAGCAGGAACCAACCAAGACAACAGAAATCCCACAACGCCTGACACTTCCTAGAGAAAAGTCTTACACGTATGTCACCTTCGACATTGAAACAACAGGCAGGGGGAGGGACTGCGAAATTTTGCAGATTGCAGCTGGAGAAGATTTCAATGTTTATGTTCATCCACGCTGTAATATAACTGAGCAGGCCTCATTAGTAAATGGAATACAGTACAACAGGGATACAAATACCATGTTCCATAAAGGAAGTGAAGTAAGATCCAAGCCTATTCAAGATGcacttttaaatttcattgacTACATTAGGGAAATTCCTGAACATATACTTGTTGGGCACAATATCTGCAACTTTGATCTTCCAATCATTGCTAACAAACTGAAAGAATTCAACCTTTTCGCAGAGTTTTCAAAACATATTGTGGGTTTTGTGGACACGTTAAAAATTGCCAGAAGAGTAAATCAAAAAATCAGAGGTGGGTAA